From the genome of Patescibacteria group bacterium:
CTTAAAATTCTCCCTACACTCTTAAGTAGCCCCTTAACAACTCCATATTTCTCTATGGATTTAATACAATATTCTGAGCAGGAAGGATGGAATCTGCAGCCATACCTTGGATTAATTCTACCCCAAGCCCTAGAAAAGCTTTTTTGATATATTTTTATTATTTTTAGAATTAAATGTTTCA
Proteins encoded in this window:
- the yidD gene encoding membrane protein insertion efficiency factor YidD, whose protein sequence is MKHLILKIIKIYQKSFSRAWGRINPRYGCRFHPSCSEYCIKSIEKYGVVKGLLKSVGRILRCNPFNSGGIDLC